One segment of Carya illinoinensis cultivar Pawnee chromosome 1, C.illinoinensisPawnee_v1, whole genome shotgun sequence DNA contains the following:
- the LOC122293243 gene encoding uncharacterized protein LOC122293243 produces the protein MSSLSTSSTSFGKRTVSQPLCFCEVEATLRYLNTPRNSGCLFFGCPKYNNEGLTFCKFFKWVDGTLDIEQELHQIKIELLRKDEELKRILDDFQQREIKFRKRADAIEKMLYNILEEVQKKDLVLLKQEAENRRSRTLLYLYWAVAIVVSCYILLSNQAQN, from the exons ATGTCATCACTCTCAACTTCTTCCACATCCTTTGGTAAACGTACTGTGAGCCAACCTTTATGCTTCTGTGAGGTTGAGGCCACACTGAGATACTTAAATACTCCCAGAAATTCAGGATGTCTCTTCTTTGGCTGTCCAAAGTACAACaatgag GGCTTAACATTTTGCAAGTTCTTTAAGTGGGTGGATGGTACTTTGGACATAGAGCAAGAACTTcaccaaattaaaattgaaCTATTAAGGAAGGATGAAGAGCTGAAAAGGATACTCGACGATTTTCAACAGAGGGAGATTAAGTTCCGGAAGAGAGCTGATGCGATTGAgaaaatgttatacaatatacttGAGGAGGTTCAGAAGAAGGACTTGGTGCTTTTAAAGCAAGAAGCTGAAAATAGGCGTTCACGCACACTACTCTATCTGTATTGGGCTGTTGCCATTGTTGTATCATGTTACATTTTGCTGTCTAACCAAGCTCAGAATTGA